A single window of uncultured Pseudodesulfovibrio sp. DNA harbors:
- a CDS encoding AglZ/HisF2 family acetamidino modification protein, which produces MLRIRVIPTLLLHDESLVKTTRFKNHAYIGDPCNTVRIFNELEVDELLFLDILATPCGDSPNYKLLAEVASECFMPIAYGGGIHSLDDAKKAFDIGIEKISLNSACFDSPQLITQIANHFGSQAVIASIDVKSTLLGNRRVFCGGGRKNTGKDPVSWARRVEALGAGEILLTNIEREGSWQGFDVELTRRVCDAVDIPVVAHGGAGCVDHIAEVVNEGKASAVALGSMVVFQKKGMGVLVNFPNRTKLLNAIQ; this is translated from the coding sequence ATGCTCAGGATCAGAGTCATTCCAACATTATTGCTGCACGACGAGAGTCTCGTAAAAACGACGCGATTCAAGAATCATGCGTATATCGGTGATCCGTGCAATACCGTCAGAATTTTTAATGAACTTGAAGTCGATGAGCTTTTGTTTCTCGATATACTGGCAACCCCCTGTGGAGACAGCCCCAACTACAAACTTCTCGCGGAAGTGGCATCAGAGTGTTTTATGCCTATTGCCTATGGTGGTGGCATCCATTCGCTTGATGACGCGAAGAAGGCTTTTGATATCGGGATTGAAAAAATTTCCCTTAATTCAGCCTGTTTCGATTCTCCTCAATTGATAACCCAGATCGCGAATCATTTCGGTTCACAGGCTGTTATCGCATCAATTGATGTAAAATCGACTTTGTTGGGAAATCGTAGGGTGTTTTGCGGCGGAGGAAGAAAAAATACCGGAAAAGATCCTGTCTCATGGGCAAGAAGAGTAGAAGCACTTGGTGCTGGAGAAATTCTTTTGACTAATATTGAAAGGGAAGGCTCATGGCAGGGATTTGATGTGGAGCTTACCCGGAGAGTTTGCGATGCAGTTGATATCCCCGTTGTTGCACACGGCGGAGCCGGCTGCGTCGATCATATTGCCGAAGTCGTCAATGAAGGAAAGGCCTCGGCTGTTGCTCTTGGAAGTATGGTCGTCTTTCAGAAAAAAGGCATGGGTGTGTTGGTCAATTTCCCGAATCGAACAAAACTTTTAAACGCAATACAATAG